A section of the Marinoscillum sp. 108 genome encodes:
- the cysS gene encoding cysteine--tRNA ligase, which translates to MIGKLRIVNSLTKEKEVFEPLSAPHVGMYVCGPTVYSDVHLGNVRTFISFDVIYRYLQFLGYKVRYVRNITDVGHLLDSGEDKISKKAKLDNLEPMEIVQKYANDFHRVMDTFNALTPDIEPTATGHLMEQLVMIEQLVEKGFAYESNGSVYFDIEKYNEAHEYGKLSGRKTEDLLNQTRELDGQSDKRNPLDFALWKKAAPEHIMRWKTKWSDGFPGWHLECSVMSTKYLGDEFDIHGGGMDLKFPHHECEIAQNAGSTGKDGAKYWIHTNMLTVNGQKMSKSLGNSFLPSQLISGNHELLQRGYSPMTIRFFMLQSHYASTLDFSNDALNAAQKGYTKLANGLRLIKGYEFPEGIEENPDPKQVEQINKICDNCHHAMNDDFNTALTIGHLFNLVKKINSIQTGQLELAAIGKETFERMKETFISFTEEVLGLKLESSVSSDHLLEVILNEYKSAKETKNYEKVDELRAQLKSEGVIVKDMKTGIDWAFEE; encoded by the coding sequence ATGATCGGTAAACTCCGAATTGTAAACTCCCTCACCAAGGAGAAAGAGGTCTTTGAGCCATTGAGCGCTCCGCATGTAGGAATGTATGTTTGTGGACCTACGGTATATAGTGATGTGCACCTGGGGAATGTGCGCACATTCATCTCATTTGATGTCATCTACAGGTATCTCCAGTTTCTCGGTTATAAAGTCCGGTATGTCAGAAACATCACTGACGTAGGCCACTTGCTGGATTCCGGCGAAGATAAAATCTCCAAAAAGGCCAAGCTGGACAATCTGGAACCGATGGAGATCGTACAGAAATATGCCAATGACTTCCACCGGGTGATGGATACCTTCAATGCCCTAACACCAGATATCGAACCCACAGCTACGGGCCACCTGATGGAGCAGCTGGTCATGATAGAGCAGCTGGTGGAGAAGGGATTCGCCTATGAGTCAAATGGTTCAGTATACTTTGACATAGAAAAATATAACGAGGCGCATGAGTATGGTAAGCTCAGTGGCCGCAAAACAGAAGACCTGCTCAACCAAACCCGTGAGCTGGACGGACAGTCAGACAAGCGAAATCCCTTAGATTTTGCGCTATGGAAAAAAGCTGCCCCTGAACACATCATGAGATGGAAAACCAAGTGGAGTGACGGGTTTCCGGGCTGGCACCTGGAGTGCTCTGTGATGAGTACCAAGTATCTTGGTGACGAGTTTGACATACACGGCGGAGGTATGGATCTGAAATTCCCCCATCATGAATGTGAAATCGCTCAAAATGCAGGATCAACAGGAAAAGATGGTGCCAAGTACTGGATTCATACCAATATGCTCACGGTCAATGGCCAGAAGATGAGTAAATCGCTGGGCAACTCATTCCTCCCCAGCCAATTGATCTCAGGCAATCATGAGCTGTTGCAGCGCGGCTATAGTCCGATGACCATTCGGTTTTTTATGCTTCAGTCTCATTATGCCAGCACGCTGGACTTTTCTAATGATGCGCTCAATGCCGCTCAGAAGGGCTACACAAAGCTGGCCAATGGCCTTCGCCTGATCAAAGGCTATGAATTTCCTGAGGGAATCGAAGAAAACCCGGACCCCAAACAAGTAGAGCAGATCAATAAGATTTGTGACAACTGCCACCATGCCATGAATGACGATTTCAACACGGCATTGACAATTGGTCATTTATTCAATTTGGTCAAAAAGATTAATTCCATTCAAACGGGGCAATTGGAACTGGCAGCGATAGGAAAGGAAACTTTTGAGCGCATGAAAGAGACATTTATTTCTTTCACTGAAGAAGTTCTGGGCCTGAAGCTTGAATCTTCCGTCTCTTCTGATCATCTGTTGGAGGTGATTCTGAATGAATACAAATCTGCCAAGGAGACCAAAAACTATGAAAAAGTGGATGAACTCCGAGCTCAACTAAAGTCGGAAGGAGTGATCGTGAAGGACATGAAGACCGGAATAGACTGGGCGTTTGAGGAATAA
- the rimP gene encoding ribosome maturation factor RimP codes for MVVVKPVEEEISQFVHEIISDDPSLFVVGVILKGNAGNQRLIVLLDGDHGVTIDQCSSVSRQLAQILEEKELFEDKYFLEVSSAGVDFPLQNVRQYTKNIGRSLKVELNDASTISGLLKEVNNEMIMIEVQEKKELRQHQINFNEISKSMVLVSFK; via the coding sequence ATGGTTGTGGTGAAACCAGTGGAAGAAGAGATATCGCAATTTGTACATGAGATCATTTCCGATGATCCTTCGCTTTTTGTGGTTGGGGTTATTCTTAAAGGAAATGCTGGTAATCAGCGCCTTATTGTATTGCTGGATGGTGATCATGGGGTGACCATCGATCAGTGTAGCTCTGTGAGCCGACAACTTGCGCAGATTCTCGAAGAAAAAGAACTTTTTGAAGACAAGTACTTTTTGGAGGTTTCTTCTGCGGGGGTTGATTTCCCATTGCAAAATGTAAGGCAGTACACGAAGAACATTGGCAGGTCTCTGAAAGTGGAGCTGAATGATGCTTCCACGATTAGCGGATTGCTCAAGGAAGTGAACAATGAAATGATCATGATTGAAGTGCAGGAGAAGAAAGAGCTCAGGCAGCATCAAATCAATTTCAATGAAATAAGTAAATCAATGGTATTAGTTTCATTCAAGTAA
- the nusA gene encoding transcription termination factor NusA yields the protein MDTGILIDSFADFARGKNIDRPTMIRILEDVFRTMIRKKYKTDDNFDIIINTDKGDLEIWRFREIVDDNSEDIWDHDKISLTEARKIEPDFEIGEEVSEEIKLEDFGRRAVMTARQTLIQKIKDLEKDILFQKYKDLVGEIITGEVYQTLSREILLIDGEGNELNLPKNEQIPKDRYRKGDSVRAIVHRVEMSNGNPKIILSRTSPTFLERLFESEVPEVYDGLITMKNVVREPGERAKVAVESYDDRIDPVGACVGMKGSRIHSIVRELQNENIDVINFTDNLELYIARALSPAKILSMKISEEKDRVSVYLKPDQVSLAIGKGGQNIKLASRLVGLEIDVFRELDGLEDEDVDLDEFSDEIESWVIDELKRIGLDTAKSVLTLSGEELVRRTDLEEETVQFVLSILKQEFE from the coding sequence ATGGATACTGGAATTTTAATCGATTCATTTGCGGATTTTGCCAGGGGCAAAAATATCGATCGACCTACGATGATCAGAATTCTGGAGGATGTCTTCAGAACCATGATTCGCAAAAAATATAAGACAGATGATAATTTTGATATTATCATCAACACCGACAAAGGTGATCTTGAGATTTGGAGATTCAGAGAGATCGTGGATGATAACTCAGAGGATATCTGGGATCATGACAAGATTAGTTTGACCGAAGCACGTAAGATTGAGCCGGATTTTGAGATTGGAGAAGAGGTTTCTGAGGAGATCAAGCTTGAAGATTTTGGAAGAAGGGCTGTGATGACTGCACGTCAGACACTCATTCAGAAGATCAAGGATCTGGAGAAGGACATCCTTTTTCAGAAGTATAAGGATTTGGTTGGGGAGATTATCACGGGTGAGGTGTATCAGACATTGAGCCGTGAGATTCTTTTGATCGATGGAGAGGGCAATGAATTGAACCTTCCTAAAAACGAGCAAATCCCAAAAGACCGATACAGAAAGGGAGATTCAGTACGCGCCATTGTACACAGGGTAGAAATGTCTAATGGTAATCCTAAGATTATCTTGTCCAGAACTTCCCCAACATTCCTGGAGCGTCTTTTCGAAAGTGAAGTTCCTGAGGTATATGATGGCCTGATCACCATGAAGAATGTGGTACGGGAGCCAGGCGAGCGCGCCAAGGTGGCCGTAGAATCTTACGACGACAGGATAGACCCTGTAGGTGCTTGTGTGGGGATGAAAGGGTCAAGAATTCATTCCATCGTAAGAGAGTTGCAAAATGAGAATATCGATGTGATCAATTTCACAGATAATCTTGAACTTTACATCGCCAGAGCACTTAGTCCCGCTAAAATCCTCAGCATGAAGATCAGCGAGGAGAAGGACAGGGTGTCTGTTTATTTGAAACCCGATCAGGTATCCCTAGCCATAGGCAAAGGAGGACAAAATATAAAACTGGCTTCAAGACTTGTAGGTCTGGAAATAGACGTGTTCCGTGAACTCGATGGCCTTGAAGACGAAGATGTGGATCTGGATGAATTTTCAGATGAAATTGAAAGTTGGGTAATTGACGAACTAAAAAGAATTGGTTTAGATACCGCAAAGAGCGTTTTGACATTATCCGGAGAGGAGTTGGTCAGGAGAACTGACCTTGAGGAAGAAACTGTTCAATTTGTATTGAGCATCCTCAAACAAGAATTTGAATAA
- the infB gene encoding translation initiation factor IF-2 → MAEEKTYRLSQVARKLNVGRGTILDYLSGKGFEVDSSPNSKITQEQYSLLSKEFASSAMEKEEASGLTIGNKHVDNMVIKDSQDSDKSEGDDEEEILIKDNNAKEAPKEKEKPAEPVEDDSDKVILRQKLEGPKVVGKIDLEPKKKAKVEETPEPPKEVEKKKEEEAPKVPEPVAEKPAPPVEEKPAPVEEKPKAEEKKPEPPVEVEKAKEEVKEAPKPAAPKVEEKKPEKPEEKTIAAKADSLKGLTVLGKIELPADKKKPKPVASSDERKDRKKRPRKRINSPAPNRQGRDNAALPPRGAPGSRGQKRDLRKTEELSDKEIQDKIKATLAKLSGGKSGSGTGRSKYRKDKRSAKAEAEEERLQAEQEDAKTLRVTEFISASDLASLMDVSVNEVISMCMSLGMFVSINQRLDAESITVIADEFGYDIEFTSEDDDTEIEEAEDSPEDLTDRAPIVTIMGHVDHGKTSLLDYIRDSKVTEGEAGGITQHIGAYDVMTETGKRIAFLDTPGHEAFTAMRARGAKITDIAIIVVAADDAVMPQTKEAINHAQVAGVPIVIAINKVDKPNANPDKIKEELSGINILVEDWGGKYQCQHVSAKTGEGIDELLEKVLLEAELLELKANADKPAVGSVIEATLDKGRGYVTTLMVQSGTMKVGDVVLAGSNFGKVKAMFDHRGKKLTNVGPSTPVLMLGLDGAPQAGDKFNVMESDREAREIATKREQIQREQSIRTKKHITLDEIGRRLAIGSFKELNVIVKGDVDGSIEALSDSLLKLSTEEVQVNIIHKAVGQISESDVLLASASDAVIIGFQVRPSSSARKVAENEEIEIRLYSIIYDAINDVKDAMEGMLEPTTEEVITGNIEVREVYKITKVGTVAGCYVTEGTVKRSNKVRLVRDGIVVHTGEINQLKRFKDDVAEVKQSYECGVSIKNFHDIKVGDIIEGFTEKEVKRTL, encoded by the coding sequence ATGGCAGAAGAGAAAACTTATCGATTAAGTCAGGTTGCTAGAAAACTGAATGTCGGCAGAGGCACCATTCTGGATTATCTATCCGGAAAGGGCTTTGAGGTGGATAGCAGTCCCAATTCGAAAATTACCCAGGAGCAATATTCTTTGCTTTCCAAGGAATTTGCGTCTTCTGCCATGGAAAAAGAGGAAGCCTCTGGTTTAACCATAGGAAACAAGCATGTTGACAATATGGTCATCAAAGATTCGCAGGATTCCGACAAGAGCGAAGGAGATGACGAGGAAGAGATTCTCATCAAGGACAACAATGCGAAAGAGGCTCCTAAAGAAAAGGAAAAACCGGCAGAGCCAGTAGAAGATGATTCTGACAAGGTGATCCTTCGTCAGAAACTGGAAGGACCAAAGGTGGTGGGTAAGATCGATCTGGAACCTAAGAAAAAGGCCAAGGTGGAAGAAACCCCCGAGCCACCTAAGGAGGTAGAGAAGAAGAAAGAGGAGGAGGCGCCTAAAGTGCCGGAACCAGTAGCTGAGAAGCCCGCTCCACCGGTGGAAGAAAAACCTGCCCCGGTAGAGGAAAAGCCAAAAGCTGAAGAGAAAAAGCCGGAGCCACCAGTTGAAGTGGAGAAGGCGAAGGAAGAGGTGAAAGAGGCTCCTAAGCCTGCTGCACCCAAAGTAGAGGAGAAGAAGCCCGAAAAACCTGAAGAAAAGACCATCGCTGCTAAGGCAGATTCACTGAAGGGCTTGACGGTTTTGGGTAAAATCGAACTGCCGGCTGATAAGAAAAAACCGAAACCGGTGGCCAGCTCTGATGAGCGAAAAGATCGCAAGAAGAGACCTAGGAAAAGAATTAACAGCCCTGCACCTAACAGACAGGGTAGAGATAATGCGGCTTTACCTCCGAGAGGAGCACCTGGTAGCAGAGGTCAGAAACGTGATTTGAGAAAGACTGAAGAGCTTTCTGACAAGGAAATCCAGGATAAAATCAAAGCCACGCTGGCGAAGCTTTCAGGCGGTAAGTCAGGAAGCGGTACCGGAAGGTCCAAATACAGAAAGGATAAGCGAAGCGCCAAAGCTGAGGCTGAGGAAGAAAGGCTACAGGCGGAGCAGGAAGATGCAAAAACACTAAGAGTGACCGAATTTATTTCGGCCAGTGATTTGGCATCATTGATGGATGTTTCCGTGAATGAAGTGATTTCTATGTGTATGTCACTTGGAATGTTCGTGTCGATCAATCAGCGATTGGACGCAGAGTCGATCACGGTGATAGCCGATGAGTTTGGCTACGACATAGAGTTTACCTCTGAGGATGATGATACTGAAATAGAGGAGGCCGAAGACAGTCCTGAGGATCTTACGGATCGCGCACCTATTGTTACCATCATGGGACACGTGGATCATGGTAAAACATCTCTACTTGACTATATCAGAGACTCTAAAGTCACCGAAGGTGAAGCTGGAGGGATCACACAGCACATTGGTGCTTACGATGTGATGACCGAGACAGGGAAACGCATAGCATTCCTTGATACACCGGGTCACGAGGCGTTTACAGCCATGAGAGCCAGGGGTGCGAAAATCACGGATATTGCCATCATTGTGGTGGCTGCGGACGACGCGGTGATGCCACAAACCAAAGAGGCGATCAACCACGCTCAAGTGGCTGGTGTACCGATCGTGATTGCCATCAACAAAGTAGATAAGCCCAATGCCAATCCTGATAAAATCAAGGAGGAGCTTTCCGGGATCAATATATTGGTAGAAGACTGGGGTGGTAAATACCAGTGCCAGCACGTTTCTGCCAAGACAGGCGAAGGCATCGATGAGTTGCTGGAGAAAGTATTGCTGGAGGCAGAGCTCTTGGAACTGAAAGCCAATGCGGATAAGCCTGCAGTTGGTTCAGTGATAGAGGCTACCTTGGATAAAGGCCGTGGTTATGTGACTACCCTTATGGTGCAATCAGGTACTATGAAAGTGGGAGATGTGGTACTGGCCGGATCAAATTTCGGTAAAGTAAAAGCCATGTTTGATCATAGAGGCAAGAAATTGACCAATGTAGGACCATCCACTCCTGTGTTGATGCTGGGACTGGACGGAGCACCACAGGCTGGAGACAAGTTCAACGTGATGGAATCTGACCGGGAGGCTCGTGAGATTGCCACCAAGCGAGAGCAGATCCAGCGTGAGCAGTCTATCCGTACCAAGAAGCACATTACCCTGGATGAGATCGGTAGACGATTGGCCATTGGTAGCTTCAAGGAGCTTAACGTGATTGTGAAAGGTGACGTGGATGGATCTATCGAAGCACTTTCCGATTCATTATTGAAACTCTCTACTGAGGAAGTTCAGGTGAACATCATCCACAAAGCTGTGGGTCAGATTTCTGAATCTGATGTGTTGCTGGCTTCTGCATCGGATGCGGTCATCATCGGTTTCCAGGTAAGACCATCTTCCAGTGCACGTAAAGTGGCTGAGAACGAGGAAATCGAAATCAGGCTATACTCCATCATCTATGACGCCATCAATGACGTGAAGGATGCGATGGAAGGTATGCTTGAGCCGACCACAGAGGAAGTGATCACGGGTAACATTGAAGTGCGTGAGGTGTACAAGATCACCAAAGTGGGAACGGTAGCCGGATGTTATGTGACGGAAGGTACTGTGAAGCGATCTAATAAAGTGAGACTGGTACGTGATGGTATCGTGGTTCACACAGGTGAAATCAACCAGCTGAAGCGATTCAAGGATGATGTAGCCGAAGTGAAGCAGAGCTACGAATGTGGGGTTTCTATTAAGAACTTCCACGACATCAAGGTGGGAGATATCATAGAAGGATTCACAGAGAAAGAAGTGAAGCGTACGCTATAA
- a CDS encoding biotin/lipoyl-containing protein translates to MAKEIGLGLVYRDMWQSSGKYVPRVDQLVRVAEPIVEIGCFRRVETNGGGFEQINLLYGENPNKSVRDWTQPFNDAGIQTHMLERGLNGLRMYPVPRDVRRLMFKLKKLQGTDISRSFDGLNDTRNLKLSIDYAKEGGMIAQTALCITHSKLHTVDYYIKMAEELMEMGAEEICIKDMAGIGRPASMGKLVAGIKALNKDIPVTYHGHSGPGFSVASSLEAARAGADFIDVGMEPLSFGTGHADLLTVHEVLRDAGFSLPDINMKAYMQARSLTQEFIDDFLGYYINPKNRHMNALLIGPGLPGGMMGSLMSDLENNLKGLNKWKEKNNQAPLSQDDLLIKLFEEVEEIWPKMGYPPLVTPYSQYVKNAALVNVMQMEKGKDRWSLLDDNTWDMLLGKSGRVPGELAPELKKLAKAQERSFFEGDPQDLQPDALEDFRKKMKEQGWDTGQDDEELFEYAMHPQQYEAYKSGKAKSDFETDLARRKTDSATSTGASAVAKPTALDVEVDGQKFRVSISYSAADGAPEKATASAGSPASNGASHEIIAPLEGKIFMTKSAGEKPLKVGDPVKKGDVVCYIEAMKVTNAVKSDTDGVVQEILVHEGDEVYDDDVLIKLN, encoded by the coding sequence ATGGCAAAGGAAATTGGACTCGGTCTTGTCTACAGAGACATGTGGCAATCGTCCGGTAAGTATGTTCCCAGGGTAGATCAGCTGGTCAGGGTGGCAGAGCCCATCGTGGAGATCGGCTGTTTTCGTCGGGTGGAAACCAATGGGGGCGGATTTGAGCAGATCAACCTCCTGTATGGCGAAAACCCGAACAAGTCAGTTAGGGACTGGACGCAACCTTTCAATGATGCAGGAATACAGACGCACATGCTGGAGCGTGGACTCAATGGGCTACGCATGTATCCTGTCCCCAGAGATGTGCGCAGGCTAATGTTTAAACTGAAAAAACTACAGGGTACGGATATCTCCCGGTCATTTGATGGGCTCAATGATACCCGAAACCTTAAGCTCTCCATCGACTATGCCAAGGAGGGTGGAATGATTGCCCAGACGGCCCTGTGCATCACGCATTCCAAGCTTCATACCGTCGATTATTACATCAAAATGGCGGAGGAGCTAATGGAAATGGGTGCCGAAGAAATTTGTATCAAAGACATGGCCGGAATAGGCCGTCCAGCTTCCATGGGTAAGTTGGTTGCTGGCATCAAAGCACTTAATAAGGACATCCCCGTGACCTATCACGGGCACTCCGGGCCCGGATTCTCGGTGGCGTCTTCTCTGGAGGCGGCCAGAGCCGGTGCAGACTTTATAGACGTTGGGATGGAACCCCTTTCATTTGGTACGGGCCATGCCGATCTGCTGACGGTACATGAGGTGCTCCGAGATGCGGGCTTTAGCCTCCCGGATATTAACATGAAGGCCTACATGCAGGCACGATCACTTACTCAGGAGTTTATCGACGATTTTTTGGGGTATTACATCAACCCTAAAAATCGCCACATGAACGCTCTGCTCATCGGCCCGGGCTTGCCCGGAGGAATGATGGGTAGTCTCATGTCAGATCTGGAAAACAACCTCAAAGGGCTCAATAAGTGGAAGGAAAAAAACAATCAGGCGCCTCTATCTCAGGATGATTTGCTCATTAAGCTGTTTGAAGAGGTGGAGGAAATCTGGCCCAAGATGGGTTATCCTCCGCTGGTGACTCCCTATAGCCAATATGTGAAAAATGCGGCACTGGTCAATGTGATGCAGATGGAGAAAGGAAAGGACCGCTGGTCGCTCCTGGACGACAATACCTGGGATATGCTCCTGGGAAAATCAGGAAGAGTACCCGGAGAGCTGGCGCCCGAGCTGAAGAAGCTGGCCAAGGCCCAGGAGCGGTCTTTTTTCGAAGGAGACCCGCAGGACCTGCAGCCCGATGCGTTGGAGGATTTCCGTAAGAAAATGAAGGAACAAGGCTGGGATACCGGGCAGGACGATGAAGAATTGTTTGAGTATGCCATGCACCCACAGCAGTACGAGGCTTACAAGTCCGGTAAAGCCAAAAGCGACTTTGAGACAGACCTGGCCAGGCGCAAGACCGATAGCGCGACCAGCACAGGAGCTTCAGCGGTAGCCAAACCCACGGCGCTGGACGTGGAGGTGGATGGCCAAAAGTTCAGAGTGTCCATCAGCTACAGTGCAGCGGATGGTGCCCCGGAGAAAGCAACCGCCTCAGCAGGTTCGCCTGCTTCTAATGGGGCGTCTCATGAAATTATTGCGCCGCTGGAGGGCAAGATCTTCATGACGAAAAGTGCCGGAGAAAAGCCCCTGAAAGTGGGGGACCCGGTGAAAAAGGGAGATGT